One genomic region from Arthrobacter sp. FB24 encodes:
- the cydB gene encoding cytochrome d ubiquinol oxidase subunit II — MELLPTIWFIAIAVLWTGYLFLEGFDLGVGMLMKLFARNNTERRVLLNTIGPVWDGNEVWLLTAGGATFAAFPLWYASLFSALYLPLLVVLVALIFRAVAFEYRGKVDTDRWRAVWDWAIAAGSLVAAFGVGAALALTTTGLPINANGDREGGPFAWFSGYAVLGGLAVVCFSLLHALAFLALKTDGDVRHRARNWFVRLLPVLLLPIAGWAISVQLLSGEAWTIAAVAAAVVAAVLAWQFGRNGLEGKAFLSLGVFLLLGSASIFGAAFPVVLPSTINADFDLTISNASSSDYTLGLMSIVACVGLPLVLAYQAWTYWVFRRRVSAAHIPEAHSFLPAIAARALAPKD, encoded by the coding sequence ATGGAACTGCTGCCCACCATCTGGTTCATCGCCATCGCGGTGTTGTGGACGGGATACCTCTTCCTCGAAGGATTCGACCTCGGCGTCGGAATGCTGATGAAGCTCTTCGCCCGCAACAACACCGAACGCCGTGTCCTGCTCAATACGATCGGACCCGTCTGGGACGGCAACGAGGTCTGGCTGCTGACGGCCGGCGGTGCCACCTTCGCCGCCTTCCCGCTCTGGTACGCCTCACTGTTCTCCGCCCTCTACCTTCCCCTGCTGGTGGTCCTCGTGGCCCTCATCTTCCGTGCCGTGGCTTTCGAATACCGCGGCAAGGTGGACACCGACCGCTGGCGCGCAGTGTGGGACTGGGCCATTGCGGCCGGATCCCTCGTCGCTGCATTCGGCGTCGGTGCGGCGCTTGCGCTGACCACCACCGGGCTTCCCATCAATGCGAACGGTGACCGCGAGGGCGGACCGTTCGCCTGGTTCAGCGGTTACGCCGTCCTGGGCGGGCTTGCCGTTGTGTGCTTCTCCCTGCTGCACGCGCTGGCGTTCCTGGCACTGAAAACCGACGGTGACGTCAGGCACCGCGCCCGCAACTGGTTTGTCCGGCTCCTGCCCGTCCTCCTGCTCCCGATTGCCGGCTGGGCCATCAGCGTCCAGCTTCTCAGCGGCGAGGCCTGGACCATTGCGGCGGTTGCCGCTGCGGTTGTGGCCGCAGTGCTGGCCTGGCAATTCGGCCGGAACGGCCTGGAAGGGAAGGCGTTCCTGTCGCTGGGGGTGTTCCTGCTCCTCGGCAGCGCCTCAATCTTCGGTGCCGCCTTCCCGGTGGTGCTTCCCTCCACCATCAACGCGGACTTTGACCTGACCATTTCCAATGCCTCTTCCTCCGACTACACGCTGGGTCTGATGAGCATCGTGGCCTGTGTGGGACTGCCGCTGGTGTTGGCATACCAGGCTTGGACCTACTGGGTGTTCCGCCGCCGGGTCAGCGCCGCCCACATTCCGGAAGCCCACAGCTTCCTTCCTGCCATCGCCGCCAGGGCACTGGCCCCCAAAGACTAG